CCAGGTTCTGAGGTCCGTGAGTGTGATCGGTGAGGCAGCAGACGCTAAAACCCAGCGTCCAACCTGGTAGTTGAAGGCAAAGATCGGTACATAGGTGAGGGGATTACTCACCCAGGTGCCGGCGATCGTTAGCAAGCGATTGCCGCGAATCAGAGTGGCGATCACGAGGCCGATCGCAATCTGGAAACCAAAGAAGGGGAAACACCCGGCAAAGACCCCTGCGGCTAAGCCCCGTGCCATTTCTCGTGGGGTTCCCCGCAGGCGCAATAACCGGCAGTAAACATACCGACAGGTGCGTCGCCAGGAGGCAGGCCGCTGGGGGAACGGGAGAGTCAGGGGAACAGGGAGTCGTTTAACCATACCAAGGGGGATTGCACCAGCGTTAGTCCGAAAATACCACAGGCAGCTAGCTCTCTTCTGGAACGGGCTTTGACACCGGGCACACCGGGGGGCACGTTGAAGCTCTATCTTATCTAAGGCTAATCTAATATCCAGGTTAATCTATCAAGATGAGCCGCGATCACGACCTCTGATGAAGACGAGCCATTGCTTGGCCCTGTCCTCTGCATTGATCCTAGTT
This DNA window, taken from Trichothermofontia sichuanensis B231, encodes the following:
- a CDS encoding DUF2062 domain-containing protein; its protein translation is MVKRLPVPLTLPFPQRPASWRRTCRYVYCRLLRLRGTPREMARGLAAGVFAGCFPFFGFQIAIGLVIATLIRGNRLLTIAGTWVSNPLTYVPIFAFNYQVGRWVLASAASPITLTDLRTWQGWWDLGAEVATALLLGSAIVGAVSSVLSYYLGLWLLQHLRSGRHRSYRSRHTTAGQPQPAFQGHYPFSAKDGP